In the [Clostridium] colinum genome, one interval contains:
- the csaB gene encoding polysaccharide pyruvyl transferase CsaB, which translates to MINLLIAGYHGYGNCGDEATLMAMTTNIKEMAPDVNITAISHIPELTKTEYNINSVQRFNAIEVIKAIFKSDIILSGGGTLIQNGTSTRSLLYYLSIIKVAKLFKKKVMLYSNGIGPVNGNINRKLVKMVVNNVDLITLREEFSKNDLLDMGVKKPEIHITADAAFTLKSISDKSAINFLIKEKIPLDKDIIGVSVRNWSKAKYGDKYIKEIAKACDNMVKQDKTVLFIPMEQPKDIETSKKVMYEMKQDSYILQQSYKPDEILGIIGQTKLILGMRLHTLLFSASKKVPMIGLVYDPKIEYYLDVLNMPNGGDIRTGDIDAKKLTAQMEGMFMGLERYENILAEKINILLDKAKQNEILLNKELNKIRNKKK; encoded by the coding sequence ATGATTAACTTATTAATAGCTGGCTATCATGGATATGGAAATTGTGGCGATGAGGCAACTTTAATGGCTATGACAACAAATATTAAAGAAATGGCACCAGATGTTAATATAACCGCTATTTCCCATATTCCTGAATTGACAAAAACCGAATACAATATTAATTCTGTGCAAAGATTTAATGCTATTGAAGTAATTAAAGCTATTTTTAAAAGTGATATCATACTATCTGGCGGAGGAACTTTAATACAAAATGGCACTAGCACACGTTCACTTTTATATTATTTAAGCATAATAAAAGTTGCAAAGCTTTTTAAGAAAAAAGTAATGCTTTATTCTAATGGAATAGGACCTGTAAATGGCAATATAAATAGAAAATTAGTAAAAATGGTAGTAAACAACGTAGATTTAATTACCCTTAGAGAAGAATTTTCTAAAAATGATTTATTAGATATGGGCGTTAAAAAACCAGAAATCCATATTACGGCAGATGCTGCATTTACCCTTAAATCAATATCAGATAAAAGTGCAATAAACTTTTTAATAAAAGAAAAAATACCACTTGATAAAGACATTATAGGTGTATCTGTTAGAAATTGGAGCAAAGCAAAATATGGTGATAAATACATTAAAGAAATTGCCAAAGCCTGTGATAATATGGTAAAACAAGACAAAACTGTTCTCTTTATACCTATGGAACAACCAAAAGATATAGAAACCTCTAAAAAAGTTATGTATGAAATGAAACAAGATAGCTATATATTACAACAATCGTATAAACCAGACGAAATACTTGGTATAATAGGACAAACAAAACTTATACTTGGTATGAGACTTCATACATTATTATTTTCTGCATCAAAAAAAGTACCTATGATAGGGTTAGTTTATGACCCTAAAATAGAATATTATCTAGATGTTTTAAATATGCCAAATGGTGGTGATATTAGAACTGGTGATATAGATGCAAAAAAACTTACAGCTCAAATGGAGGGTATGTTTATGGGGCTTGAAAGATATGAAAATATACTAGCCGAAAAAATAAACATACTACTAGATAAAGCTAAACAAAATGAAATTCTTTTAAATAAAGAACTTAATAAAATAAGAAATAAGAAAAAATAA